Proteins encoded by one window of Pecten maximus chromosome 15, xPecMax1.1, whole genome shotgun sequence:
- the LOC117343895 gene encoding myosin-4-like — protein MPPQTSLQFFRKRQTVDTLLLERPQSLSAFYQAVEVALKDIEIQLIEVQASFYGRTRTVEDEIRQWMPALEHTMQFAKVSELICKGNLQNLFDLYDRSMGDPTMEVKFDKVSVQAVMQVIDKVLSYLKTGFASIMDTLKSVSGFMRKYCLSFVSTDGDAFLETATNYEKQRRDYANAIQINLDDITQMAERFEKDGIHLQELGSIPKQLADKYECKHVPLLVMFPGACENIRNACIGIRKWIQADHGYPTFLQYDLQDLEKRHDDFNKTIRDLQLTSSHLDHRVKVYKRDISECEAELKRLLSKEKMIKRQSEGLGHELKDLEMEIGYREIRREQLKHDEQESSNRQKLEQNMTELENYRSKRLIVYRKYEEMKRKLHFLQLKRDKKVQKEEELGELRKEHKAARKELRKTELEKDRLQMNVMKMREIIRFKTSPEILKKLFYNMPLTSKNTGLTKRKKGAGNVVDKLERASRVAATHIDVDWPKLYRVLPFYPPRGDENVRIDIDEIGRVFMRDIQETQAKQSLAKWRRMHNRASVDDLKAALHQIRRKDIVEEIDTELAKRANKVKQENLQKAESPTRTVRFPRVLVQPPQTPRSRNSGMMFVH, from the exons ATGCCGCCCCAGACCAGTCTTCAGTTTTTCAGGAAGCGGCAGACAGTGGACACTCTGTTGCTTGAGCGTCCACAGAGTCTCTCCGCTTTCTATCAGGCCGTCGAGGTTGCACTGAAGGATATAGAAATCCAGCTGATAGAGGTGCAAGCATCCTTTTACGGCCGAACGCGCACTGTGGAGGACGAGATCCGACAATGGATGCCTGCACTGGAACACACCATGCAGTTCGCTAAGGTGTCGGAATTGATCTGCAAAGGAAATCTACAAAATCTGTTTGACCTGTACGATCGGTCTATGGGAGATCCCACCATGGAGGTAAAGTTTGACAAGGTGTCAGTTCAGGCAGTGATGCAGGTCATTGACAAAGTACTTTCCTACCTGAAGACAGGGTTTGCCTCTATTATGGACACGCTGAAATCTGTTTCAGGTTTTATGAGAAAATATTGCTTGAGTTTCGTAAGTACAGATGGAGATGCATTTCTAGAGACTGCAACGAACTACGAAAAACAAAGAAGAGATTACGCCAATGCCATTCAAATTAATCTGGATGACATAACGCAGATGGCTGAACGCTTTGAAAAAGACGGTATCCATCTGCAGGAGTTGGGATCTATTCCAAAACAACTCGCCGATAAATATGAATGCAAGCATGTGCCGTTACTTGTAATGTTTCCAGGTGcatgtgaaaatataagaaacgCTTGCATAGGAATCCGGAAGTGGATTCAAGCCGATCACGGCTACCCAACATTCCTACAATATGACTTACAAGATCTTGAAAAGAGACACGATGACTTCAATAAGACAATACGTGACTTACAGCTAACGTCCTCTCATCTCGACCACAGAGTTAAGGTCTATAAAAGAGACATTTCCGAGTGCGAGGCAGAACTCAAACGGTTATTATCTAAGGAAAAGATGATTAAACGCCAGTCCGAGGGTCTTGGCCATGAGCTTAAAGATTTGGAGATGGAAATCGGTTACCGTGAAATTCGTCGGGAACAGTTGAAACACGACGAACAAGAAAGTAGCAACAGACAGAAGCTCGAGCAGAATATGACCGAACTCGAAAATTATAGATCTAAGCGATTGATAGTATACAGAAAGTATGAAGAAATGAAACGCAAGCTTCACTTTCTTCAACTGAAACGTGataaaaaagtacaaaaagaGGAAGAACTAGGGGAACTACGAAAAGAACACAAAGCTGCGAGAAAGGAACTAAGGAAGACAGAACTCGAAAAGGACAGACTCCAAATGAATGTGATGAAAATGAGAGAAATTATTCGGTTTAAAACCAGTCCTGAGATTTTGAAGAAACTATTTTATAACATGCCGCTTACCAGTAAGAACACTGGTCTTACAAAACGGAAAAAAGGAGCTGGTAACGTTGTAG ACAAACTAGAGAGGGCATCTCGAGTTGCCGCCACCCATATTGACGTCGACTGGCCCAAGCTGTATCGTGTACTTCCGTTTTATCCCCCGCGTGGGGACGAGAATGTGCGGATAGATATTGATGAAATAGGACGTGTATTCATGCGCGATATCCAGGAGACACAAGCCAAGCAGTCCCTTGCCAAGTGGAGAAGAATGCACAACAGAGCGAGTGTAGACGATCTTAAAGCTGCTCTCCATCAGATCAGGCGAAAAGACATTGTGGAGGAAATAGACACAGAGCTTGCAAAGCGAGCAAATAAAGTGAAGCAAGAAAACTTACAAAAGGCGGAGTCTCCAACTAGAACTGTTCGCTTTCCCAGGGTATTAGTACAGCCCCCACAGACGCCACGATCAAGAAACAGCGGTATGATGTTTGTGCACTAA